The following are encoded together in the Candidatus Woesebacteria bacterium genome:
- a CDS encoding transglutaminase domain-containing protein, with the protein MLKNILLTLIALAVFAFPKQVYGDESFKVNSFVVYDIKEDGLVKVSHMVSIENLRSDVHAEKFKLTLESLSPENIKASQNGKEIDIKVESDVGGTTIDVVFDEYIVGLGKTREFTILYDDRNLAIQKGEIWEVTIPKLKDYDTFDNYDVELVIPDTWGSKAYISPEPRLTNTIAGKNVFEFGKEDVVKSGITAGFGKFQVFTFSLAYHLENPINKATSIDIALPPDNSIQRMYYTKIDPQPTTIRIDDDGNWLAQFELQPRQRLDVNVLGSVEIFAVPKPHMTFSSDTLAQNLKATQYWQSDNPEIVKLAKSLKTPEAIYNYVVNTLYYDYERVLPNVSRLGAVEALSNPDSAICMEFTDLFIALARAAGIPAREVNGYAYTENPEIEPLSLVADVLHSWPEYWDEVSKVWVPIDPTWGSTTGGVDYFTKLDLRHFAFVIHGVNDREPFPPGSYKLGPNPQKDVWVNFGQLPQDRENNLQIKASRTKVVPFLGSSALVTVYNPGPKAEYNLSYKVSLDDNSLDNRIVEVIPPFSEVVFKTKIPYGVLGFNTPDMLSVTVQDIDLSIPTYKYIVVIINLTIISSILLIFILILLVKMGKLKLHIIHKFRK; encoded by the coding sequence ATGTTGAAAAATATATTACTAACGCTAATTGCACTTGCCGTGTTTGCATTTCCAAAACAGGTATATGGCGATGAATCGTTTAAGGTTAACTCGTTTGTTGTTTATGACATCAAAGAAGACGGCTTGGTAAAAGTTTCACACATGGTTAGTATCGAGAATTTACGCTCGGATGTCCATGCAGAGAAATTTAAATTAACGCTTGAGAGCTTGTCACCGGAAAATATTAAAGCAAGCCAAAATGGTAAGGAAATTGATATTAAGGTTGAAAGTGATGTCGGCGGTACAACTATCGACGTTGTTTTTGATGAATACATTGTCGGTTTAGGAAAAACACGTGAGTTTACTATTCTTTACGACGATCGTAATTTAGCCATACAAAAAGGTGAGATATGGGAAGTAACTATTCCTAAACTTAAAGATTACGATACTTTTGATAACTATGATGTAGAGCTGGTTATTCCCGATACTTGGGGATCGAAAGCATATATTTCACCGGAACCGCGTCTAACCAATACTATTGCCGGCAAAAATGTATTCGAATTTGGGAAAGAAGATGTAGTAAAAAGTGGTATTACAGCGGGTTTTGGAAAATTTCAGGTATTCACATTTTCACTCGCTTATCATTTGGAAAATCCGATAAACAAGGCAACTTCAATTGATATAGCACTTCCTCCCGATAATTCAATACAAAGAATGTACTATACGAAAATTGATCCACAACCAACAACGATTCGTATTGATGATGATGGCAATTGGTTGGCGCAATTCGAATTACAACCACGCCAGCGGTTGGATGTTAATGTCCTGGGATCTGTCGAAATATTTGCTGTTCCCAAACCGCACATGACATTTTCATCCGATACACTTGCCCAAAACTTAAAGGCAACTCAATATTGGCAGAGTGATAATCCAGAAATTGTAAAATTGGCCAAATCTTTAAAGACTCCGGAGGCAATTTATAACTATGTTGTAAATACTCTTTATTACGATTATGAAAGGGTATTACCTAATGTATCCCGACTAGGAGCTGTTGAAGCGCTCAGTAATCCCGACTCTGCTATATGTATGGAATTCACGGATTTATTTATAGCATTAGCGCGGGCAGCTGGAATACCTGCCCGTGAAGTAAACGGCTATGCGTATACGGAAAATCCTGAAATTGAACCACTGTCATTAGTTGCCGACGTGTTGCATTCTTGGCCTGAATATTGGGATGAAGTATCAAAAGTTTGGGTGCCAATCGATCCTACGTGGGGTTCAACCACAGGTGGGGTTGATTATTTTACGAAGTTAGATTTGCGCCATTTTGCCTTTGTTATACACGGAGTTAACGACCGTGAACCATTCCCCCCAGGATCGTATAAATTGGGTCCTAATCCTCAAAAGGATGTCTGGGTGAACTTCGGACAACTACCGCAAGATCGGGAGAATAATTTGCAAATAAAAGCTTCGAGAACAAAGGTTGTCCCGTTTTTGGGTAGCAGTGCGCTGGTAACAGTTTACAACCCAGGTCCGAAGGCCGAATACAATTTGTCATATAAGGTTAGTCTCGATGATAATTCATTGGACAATAGAATAGTCGAAGTAATACCGCCGTTTAGTGAAGTGGTGTTTAAAACAAAAATTCCCTATGGAGTTCTTGGTTTTAATACACCCGACATGTTGTCGGTTACGGTACAAGACATTGATTTAAGTATCCCTACTTATAAATATATCGTAGTCATTATTAATTTAACAATTATATCGTCTATCCTTCTTATTTTTATCTTAATATTACTTGTAAAAATGGGTAAATTAAAACTACATATTATTCATAAATTTAGAAAATAA
- the uvrA gene encoding excinuclease ABC subunit UvrA, whose protein sequence is MNDKIIIKGARVHNLKNVDLDVPKNKLVVFTGVSGSGKSSLAYDTIYAEGQRRYVESLSTYARQFLGVMEKPDVDLIEGLSPAISIDQKAASRNPRSTVGTVTEVYDYLRLLFARIGHPHCPVCQREISTQSIDQIVDAIMKMILDTTKKEKIIKLMIFAPVVRDKKGEFGSLFSNLKAKGFKKVRVDKTIKDLGEDFVLIKTNKHTIEAMVDKISISHKDLKEEIFQSSFKGRLTDSVEQALKLTDGLVIVSKILDKTFDIPEYPTSFEDHLYSQSFACPYDNIQIPEVEPRTFSFNSPHGACSKCFGIGRLQKIAPDRLFAHDISIMEGAILPFSNIFENQTWYSRLMLTVCEKNGINPRIPFKNLSPENVDVLLHGTGDREYKVEGKNRFGKNTYIYETFTGIITELTNRYKATESTWVKQEIEKYMREKTCEECNGKRLSKEALSVTIWGLSIAEVTNMSITQCVEWIHGLSQKETLLNTRELEIGDLILKEISNRLSFLISVGLEYLTLDRSAATLSSGEAQRIRLASQIGSGLTGVLYVLDEPTIGLHMRDNQKLIDTLKKLRDLGNTVIVVEHDDEMMKQSDYIVDFGPGAGKLGGRVIAQGTCEEIVKDKNSITGDYLSGKKKITHTKKLFLELGSKSLKLTGASQFNLKNIDVEFPLAKLVVLTGVSGSGKSTLLVETLYPALQNELSHYYKEDLPKYTGIEGVENVDKVVLINQSPIGRTPRSNPATYTKVFDNIRDVFANTRSAKTFGYKKGRFSFNIKSGRCEACEGQGQNRIEMQFMSDIWVTCDVCKGTRYNSQTLEVEYRGKNIAQILSMTIDESAEFFHAHPAILSKLETLQAVGLGYMELGQSATTLSGGEAQRVKLSAELAKRQTGKTIYILDEPTTGLHFADIEKLLNVLRLLVEKGNTVVVIEHNIDVIKNADWIIDLGPEGGDRGGQIVYSGPYENLKSAKNSYTAQYIK, encoded by the coding sequence ATGAATGACAAAATAATAATTAAAGGTGCACGAGTACATAATCTAAAAAATGTAGATCTCGATGTACCCAAAAATAAATTGGTAGTATTTACCGGTGTGTCGGGGAGCGGAAAAAGTTCATTAGCATATGACACGATTTATGCCGAAGGCCAAAGAAGATATGTGGAGAGTCTCTCTACGTATGCCAGGCAGTTTCTTGGTGTTATGGAAAAACCCGATGTAGATTTAATTGAAGGACTTTCCCCCGCTATATCAATAGATCAGAAAGCCGCATCGAGAAATCCAAGGTCAACAGTCGGAACGGTTACCGAAGTTTATGATTATTTAAGACTACTCTTCGCGCGTATTGGTCACCCGCATTGTCCGGTTTGTCAAAGAGAAATAAGCACACAAAGTATTGATCAGATTGTCGATGCCATCATGAAGATGATACTTGATACCACCAAAAAGGAAAAAATTATTAAGCTTATGATTTTTGCTCCCGTTGTAAGAGACAAAAAGGGTGAATTTGGATCCCTATTCTCGAATTTAAAAGCCAAAGGATTTAAAAAAGTGAGAGTGGATAAGACGATTAAAGACTTGGGTGAAGATTTTGTGCTTATAAAAACCAACAAACATACCATCGAAGCCATGGTTGATAAAATTTCCATATCACACAAGGATTTGAAAGAAGAAATATTTCAAAGCAGTTTTAAAGGGAGACTGACCGATTCGGTGGAGCAAGCATTAAAATTGACCGATGGACTAGTTATCGTTTCCAAAATACTCGATAAAACGTTTGACATACCCGAGTATCCTACAAGTTTCGAAGACCATTTGTATTCACAGAGTTTTGCATGTCCTTATGACAATATACAAATTCCGGAAGTGGAACCAAGAACTTTTTCATTTAACTCACCACACGGAGCTTGTTCCAAGTGTTTCGGGATAGGTCGATTACAAAAAATCGCCCCTGATAGACTATTTGCACATGATATTTCAATTATGGAAGGAGCGATACTTCCTTTCTCGAATATATTTGAAAATCAAACATGGTATTCAAGGCTAATGCTTACAGTTTGTGAAAAAAACGGCATTAATCCAAGAATTCCGTTTAAAAATCTTTCACCGGAAAATGTTGATGTGTTGTTACATGGCACAGGAGACCGGGAATATAAGGTTGAGGGTAAAAACAGATTTGGGAAAAATACTTACATTTATGAAACGTTTACGGGAATTATTACCGAATTAACCAACCGATATAAAGCAACGGAAAGCACCTGGGTTAAACAAGAGATTGAGAAATATATGCGCGAAAAAACTTGTGAAGAATGTAATGGTAAACGTCTGTCGAAAGAAGCTTTGTCGGTTACGATTTGGGGTTTGTCTATAGCCGAAGTTACGAACATGTCGATTACTCAGTGCGTCGAATGGATCCACGGTCTATCTCAAAAAGAAACTTTATTAAATACAAGAGAACTCGAGATTGGGGATTTAATATTAAAAGAAATTTCCAATCGTCTTTCGTTTCTAATTTCGGTCGGTTTAGAGTATTTGACGCTCGATCGATCCGCCGCCACTTTGTCCTCAGGTGAAGCGCAAAGAATACGACTAGCAAGTCAAATTGGGTCGGGACTTACGGGAGTACTTTATGTTCTCGATGAGCCGACAATCGGTTTACATATGCGTGATAATCAAAAATTAATTGACACGTTAAAAAAATTAAGAGACTTGGGGAATACGGTTATTGTGGTTGAACACGATGATGAAATGATGAAACAGTCGGACTATATCGTTGACTTTGGACCAGGTGCAGGAAAACTTGGCGGGCGAGTTATAGCTCAGGGCACGTGCGAAGAAATAGTGAAAGACAAAAATTCCATTACAGGTGATTATTTGTCAGGGAAGAAAAAAATTACACACACAAAAAAGTTATTCCTCGAATTGGGCAGCAAATCACTTAAATTGACAGGAGCATCTCAGTTTAATTTAAAGAACATTGATGTTGAATTTCCGCTTGCAAAATTAGTCGTTCTAACGGGAGTGTCGGGAAGTGGAAAATCAACACTATTGGTCGAAACACTTTATCCGGCTCTTCAGAACGAATTATCACATTATTACAAGGAAGATTTGCCTAAATATACGGGTATCGAGGGAGTGGAAAATGTCGATAAGGTAGTGTTAATCAATCAATCTCCGATTGGTAGAACACCGCGAAGTAACCCGGCAACGTATACGAAAGTTTTCGATAATATTCGCGATGTCTTTGCCAACACCAGATCGGCAAAGACGTTTGGTTACAAAAAGGGGCGGTTTTCATTTAATATAAAAAGCGGTAGGTGTGAAGCCTGTGAAGGTCAGGGGCAAAACAGAATAGAAATGCAGTTTATGAGCGATATTTGGGTAACTTGCGATGTTTGTAAAGGTACTCGTTATAATTCGCAGACGCTTGAGGTAGAGTATCGAGGTAAAAATATAGCTCAAATATTAAGTATGACGATAGACGAGTCGGCTGAATTTTTCCATGCACATCCTGCAATTTTATCAAAACTTGAAACTTTGCAGGCCGTAGGGCTTGGTTACATGGAACTTGGTCAATCAGCGACAACACTTTCGGGTGGAGAAGCACAAAGAGTGAAGTTGTCGGCGGAACTGGCCAAAAGACAAACGGGTAAAACAATTTATATTCTCGATGAACCCACGACCGGACTGCATTTTGCAGATATTGAAAAGTTGCTTAACGTATTACGACTACTGGTCGAGAAAGGAAATACGGTTGTTGTTATCGAACACAATATTGATGTAATTAAAAATGCCGATTGGATAATTGATCTTGGTCCGGAAGGTGGCGATAGAGGCGGACAAATAGTTTATTCTGGACCTTACGAGAATTTGAAATCAGCAAAAAACTCATATACAGCCCAGTATATTAAATGA